A DNA window from Anser cygnoides isolate HZ-2024a breed goose chromosome 21, Taihu_goose_T2T_genome, whole genome shotgun sequence contains the following coding sequences:
- the BCO2 gene encoding carotenoid-cleaving dioxygenase, mitochondrial isoform X2 yields MPSEQKMFSKILLSAVSILLANLLHFLSSLMQFVPGLKRSLPSPSKEQTTLPTLQCISPLLKTVEETPQPIPAKVKGHIPEWINGSLLRNGPGRFEFGEEKYNHWFDGMALLHQFQLRNGTVTYRSKFLQSNSYLTNRQHNRIVVSEFGTLAMPDPCKSVFERFMSRFDTPKPSDNASVSYVVYKGDYYVSSENTFMYKVDPETLETKEKVDWSKFVAVNGATAHPHYASDGTTYNMGNSYGKHGTRYNIIEIPPQKSNCSDTLEGAKVLCSIVPMDNMKPSYYHSFGMSENYIIFIEQPIRLNLMRIITSKFRGKPISEGINWEPQYSTRFHVVNKHTGEVLPGQWYSKPFATFHQINAFEDHGCLVLDLCCQDDGKTLATYKLQNMRRSGVDLYQVYDSVARTFPRRFVLPLNMSSDAPVGKNLNPLPYTLAKAVKDADGKVWCTHENLHPEGFENFGGLEFPQINYSQYSGKKYRYFYGCGFRHFIGDSLMKVDVETKNFKIWQEEGSYPSEPVFVPVPNATAEDNGVILSVVISPNENQSAFLLVLDAETFKELGRAEVPVEMPYGFHGIFRSH; encoded by the exons GTTTAAAGAGATCCCTGCCCAGCCCATCAAAAGAGCAAACCACCTTGCCCACTTTGCAATGCATCTCGCCCTTACTGAAGACAGTAGAGGAGACCCCCCAGCCCATCCCAGCGAAGGTCAAAGGACATATTCCTGAATGGATAAATGGCAGTCTGCTGAGGAATGGTCCTGGGAGATTTGAGTTTGGTGAGGAGAA GTATAACCACTGGTTTGATGGCATGGCCCTGCTGCACCAGTTCCAGCTGAGGAATGGCACAGTGACGTACCGGAGCAAGTTTCTGCAGAGCAATTCGTACCTCACTAACAGGCAGCACAACCGCATCGTGGTCTCAGAATTTGGAACACTGGCAATGCCAGACCCATGCAAGAGTGTGTTTGAGCGCTTCATGTCACGCTTCGATACGCCAA AGCCAAGTGACAATGCCAGTGTGAGCTACGTTGTGTATAAAGGAGACTACTATGTCAGCAGCGAGAACACCTTCATGTACAAAGTGGACCCAGAAACActtgaaacaaaggaaaag GTAGACTGGAGTAAATTCGTTGCAGTGAATGGGGCCACTGCTCATCCTCATTATGCATCTGATGGGACGACATACAACATGGGCAATTCCTATGGGAAACATG GGACAAGGTACAATATCATTGAGATCCCTCCACAAAAGTCAAACTGCAGTGACACGTTAGAGGGAGCAAAAGTGCTGTGCTCCATTGTTCCAATGGATAACATGAAACCCTCCTACTATCACAGCTTTG GGATGAGTGAAAACTATATCATTTTTATTGAGCAACCCATCAGGCTGAATCTGATGCGGATTATCACTTCCAAATTCCGTGGGAAGCCCATTTCCGAAGGGATAAACTGGGAGCCTCAGTACAGTACTCGCTTCCACGTGGTGAATAAGCACACTGGGGAG GTGCTGCCAGGACAATGGTATAGTAAACCCTTTGCTACTTTCCATCAAATCAATGCCTTTGAAGATCATGGTTGTCTGGTCCTTGACCTGTGCTGCCAGGATGATGGAAAAACTCTGGCTACCTACAAGCTTCAGAACATGCGGAGGAGTGGTGTAGATCTGTATCAG GTTTATGACTCAGTAGCCCGAACTTTCCCCCGTCGCTTTGTTCTCCCACTGAACATGAGTTCAGACGCTCCTGTGGGGAAGAATCTGAACCCTTTGCCTTATACACTGGCAAAGGCTGTGAAAGATGCGGATGGCAAG GTCTGGTGCACGCATGAAAATCTCCACCCTGAGGGTTTTGAAAACTTTGGGGGTTTGGAGTTCCCCCAGATTAATTACTCTCAGTACAGTGGTAAGAAGTACCGTTATTTCTATGGATGTGGTTTTCGGCATTTCATTGGAGATTCCTTGATGAAGGTTGATGTGGAGACCAAGAATTTCAAG ATTTGGCAGGAGGAAGGATCCTACCCATCAGAGCCCGTGTTTGTGCCAGTGCCTAATGCCACGGCAGAAGACAATGGAGTCATCCTGTCTGTTGTGATATCCCCCAATGAG AACCAAAGTGCTTTCCTCCTTGTCCTGGATGCAGAAACCTTCAAAGAACTGGGGCGAGCAGAAGTCCCTGTGGAAATGCCTTATGGATTCCATGGCATCTTTAGGTCCCACTGA